The following are from one region of the Candidatus Shapirobacteria bacterium genome:
- a CDS encoding MBL fold metallo-hydrolase, with translation MGLNDGEKVILRGPGEYEVGGVEVLGVGAGSGDTVYVINVDGVTIGILGEISEVLTDKKIERINAVDVLMASVGGEKVVGGKIVLSWAKKWGANYLIPVGGQADTGEMKKFMDEVDREDLQPVESLKVDSESLPEGLEIVWIH, from the coding sequence TTGGGGCTAAATGACGGGGAAAAAGTGATATTGAGAGGTCCGGGAGAATATGAAGTCGGGGGGGTGGAAGTATTGGGAGTCGGTGCCGGCAGCGGAGACACGGTGTATGTAATTAATGTAGATGGAGTAACAATTGGAATTTTGGGTGAGATATCTGAAGTTTTGACCGATAAAAAAATCGAGCGGATTAACGCCGTTGATGTATTGATGGCATCGGTGGGAGGAGAAAAAGTGGTGGGTGGAAAAATTGTATTGTCGTGGGCGAAAAAGTGGGGAGCAAATTACCTGATTCCCGTCGGAGGGCAGGCGGACACCGGAGAGATGAAGAAATTTATGGATGAGGTTGACAGGGAGGATTTGCAGCCGGTTGAGTCGTTAAAGGTAGATTCTGAAAGTCTGCCTGAGGGGCTTGAAATTGTATGGATACATTAA
- the rpmE gene encoding 50S ribosomal protein L31 has protein sequence MKQGIHPKYFADCQVSCACGNKFTTGSTLEKIEVDVCSKCHPFFTGQQKFVDVKGRIDKFNQKVQQGKAYAVKKAATPKKKTAKTN, from the coding sequence ATGAAACAAGGAATTCATCCAAAATATTTTGCTGATTGCCAGGTAAGCTGTGCCTGCGGCAATAAATTTACCACCGGCTCAACCCTGGAAAAAATCGAGGTAGACGTTTGTTCCAAATGTCATCCTTTTTTCACCGGCCAACAAAAGTTTGTCGACGTCAAGGGTAGAATTGACAAATTCAACCAAAAAGTCCAACAGGGCAAGGCTTATGCTGTCAAAAAAGCCGCAACCCCCAAGAAAAAAACTGCTAAAACCAATTAG
- a CDS encoding peptide chain release factor-like protein — protein sequence MPTINPNIAILEFHTGPGGQEATIWSQDLMNMYSRYANRIGWKVSQIDDNIIKISGFDAFSQLKHETGTHRGQKIPITEKRGRIQTSTASVVVLPQIDSADIVINPDDVEITACRAGGHGGQNVNKVSTAVRLVHKPTGLAFSVRQERYQQQNREIAMNLLKSKLWQIEEDKKMSHISGSRAIATQSHRADKIRTYNYSRNQIKDHRINVSFNNLDRMMQGELEDLILELSVLDTHKENNN from the coding sequence ATGCCAACTATAAACCCAAACATTGCCATTTTGGAGTTTCACACCGGACCGGGTGGGCAGGAAGCCACTATTTGGTCTCAGGACTTAATGAACATGTATAGCCGTTATGCCAATCGTATCGGCTGGAAAGTCTCCCAAATTGACGACAATATCATAAAAATTTCCGGCTTTGATGCCTTCAGTCAGCTAAAGCACGAAACCGGTACCCACCGGGGCCAAAAAATCCCCATAACCGAAAAGCGCGGTCGTATCCAAACATCAACCGCCTCAGTCGTTGTCCTGCCCCAAATCGATTCCGCTGATATAGTAATTAATCCCGATGATGTTGAGATCACCGCCTGTCGGGCCGGCGGACATGGCGGCCAAAATGTCAACAAAGTCAGTACCGCCGTCAGGTTAGTCCACAAACCCACCGGTCTAGCTTTTTCCGTCCGTCAGGAACGATATCAGCAGCAAAACCGGGAAATCGCCATGAATCTCTTAAAATCAAAACTTTGGCAAATCGAAGAAGACAAAAAAATGTCTCATATCAGCGGCTCTCGGGCTATTGCCACCCAATCCCATCGGGCAGACAAAATCAGAACCTACAATTATTCCCGAAACCAGATCAAAGATCATCGTATCAACGTTTCCTTCAACAACCTCGATCGTATGATGCAAGGCGAGCTCGAAGACTTGATTCTCGAACTTTCAGTTCTCGATACTCACAAAGAAAACAATAACTAA
- a CDS encoding winged helix-turn-helix domain-containing protein, whose amino-acid sequence MRDINSKVLSVINRGENATLIFVPNAGRNWVMSRLDFGEPGKYKVIRIEKERLISEDSVDFYRLMAEELGIVGAGDDLGSIFNKIEAEIKRLLSGGIQIIIILVDFESLHYPLSVWNNMVYLWRKNKVLIHYIFGVNRDIFDGESLTKLGKVAELVGQNKIYYPLYSKEESNGVIADFVRRYGYKIKKEKGEAIWKITGGHPYLIKVFLRGLSLKSCWEVKKVFNDILESVGGKDKRLMGLLAAGGKVEDKYFSDFVRQNGLVKKGKLFLRMFEEYIKNKKLIDKMRLEFDEKRGEIVAGGVVVSDIFSLNEYQLLRGFLESRGRVISREEVARVLWGKRADVKYSDWAIDKMVGSLRKKMAEESIGNRIQTVRGRGYRLIN is encoded by the coding sequence ATGAGAGATATAAACAGTAAGGTGCTGTCTGTGATAAACAGGGGGGAAAATGCAACCTTAATTTTTGTCCCAAATGCTGGTAGGAATTGGGTAATGTCTCGATTGGATTTTGGAGAACCGGGGAAATATAAAGTAATTAGAATTGAGAAAGAAAGGCTGATATCGGAGGATTCAGTTGATTTTTATCGATTGATGGCGGAAGAATTGGGGATTGTTGGAGCCGGAGATGATTTGGGAAGCATATTTAATAAAATTGAGGCGGAAATAAAAAGACTTCTAAGTGGAGGGATTCAAATAATAATAATATTAGTCGATTTTGAGAGTTTACATTACCCGCTATCGGTGTGGAATAATATGGTTTATTTGTGGCGAAAGAATAAAGTTTTGATACATTATATTTTTGGAGTCAATCGGGATATTTTTGACGGGGAGAGCTTGACTAAATTAGGAAAGGTGGCAGAACTGGTTGGCCAGAACAAAATATATTATCCGCTATATTCAAAAGAGGAATCAAATGGGGTTATAGCTGATTTTGTAAGAAGATATGGTTATAAAATAAAAAAAGAAAAAGGAGAAGCAATCTGGAAAATTACCGGAGGGCATCCATATTTGATAAAGGTTTTTTTGAGAGGTTTATCTTTGAAATCCTGTTGGGAGGTGAAAAAAGTATTTAATGACATACTGGAATCAGTTGGGGGAAAAGATAAACGGTTGATGGGGTTACTGGCAGCGGGGGGAAAAGTAGAGGACAAATATTTTTCGGATTTTGTGAGACAGAACGGGTTGGTAAAAAAGGGAAAGTTATTTTTGAGGATGTTTGAAGAATATATAAAAAATAAAAAATTAATAGATAAAATGAGGTTGGAATTTGATGAAAAAAGGGGAGAAATAGTGGCGGGAGGAGTGGTAGTTTCTGACATATTTAGCTTGAATGAATATCAGTTGTTGAGGGGCTTTCTGGAGAGCAGAGGCCGGGTGATTAGTAGAGAGGAAGTGGCTCGGGTGCTTTGGGGGAAAAGGGCGGATGTTAAGTATTCTGACTGGGCAATAGATAAAATGGTGGGAAGTTTACGGAAAAAGATGGCTGAGGAAAGTATCGGGAACAGAATACAGACTGTTAGAGGTAGGGGATATCGGTTGATAAACTAA
- a CDS encoding trypsin-like peptidase domain-containing protein, whose amino-acid sequence MRGKSLKIAGISVAVVLVISLLLFIGVVLGRTVKSKFLDRTVEKVSEITKLQVIDEESVVTKVVEEATPSVVTVSISKTTVISDPFSDNGFWGGMFGFGVPRQEVNREEKIEQDIGSGFIITPDGLIVTNKHVVSDTEAKYKVVVGKDDVIEVKEIYRDPVNDLAILKIDRSGLTPVKLGDSDRLKVGQTVIAIGTALGEFRSTVTKGVISGLGRGIVAGGSLIGTEKLDGVIQTDAAINPGNSGGPLFNSSGQVIGVNVAVSQGGQSIGFALPINLVKASIDNFKATGEFERPYLGVSYRVISKNLALQNGVPAGVYVQEIIAGSPAEKYGVKGGDIIMEIDGVKMNDDKADSLVSIINKKKIGDSVDLKIWRDDKEMNLKVKLEKRTG is encoded by the coding sequence ATGAGGGGAAAATCGCTAAAAATTGCGGGCATATCGGTGGCGGTAGTTTTGGTAATTTCACTATTACTGTTTATCGGAGTAGTGTTGGGAAGAACGGTAAAATCCAAGTTTTTGGACAGGACGGTAGAAAAAGTTTCGGAGATTACCAAGTTGCAGGTGATTGACGAGGAGTCGGTGGTAACGAAGGTGGTGGAGGAGGCGACACCAAGTGTAGTGACAGTATCAATTAGTAAGACTACGGTGATTAGCGACCCTTTTTCCGATAATGGTTTTTGGGGAGGAATGTTTGGCTTTGGGGTTCCCCGGCAGGAGGTAAACAGAGAAGAAAAAATTGAACAGGATATTGGCAGCGGATTTATTATTACCCCTGACGGACTGATTGTGACCAATAAGCATGTAGTGTCTGATACGGAGGCGAAATATAAGGTGGTAGTTGGGAAAGACGACGTGATAGAGGTAAAAGAGATATATAGGGATCCGGTTAATGATTTGGCAATTTTGAAAATTGACAGGAGCGGATTAACGCCGGTGAAGTTGGGGGATTCCGACAGACTGAAGGTGGGGCAGACGGTGATTGCTATTGGGACAGCACTGGGCGAATTTCGGTCGACGGTAACCAAGGGGGTAATTTCCGGATTGGGAAGGGGAATTGTGGCCGGAGGCAGTTTAATTGGGACGGAAAAACTGGACGGAGTAATTCAGACTGATGCGGCAATAAACCCCGGGAATTCCGGCGGGCCGCTTTTTAACTCCTCAGGCCAGGTGATCGGGGTTAACGTAGCGGTGTCACAGGGAGGGCAGAGTATTGGCTTTGCCCTACCTATTAACCTGGTCAAGGCTTCAATTGATAATTTTAAAGCTACGGGTGAATTTGAGCGACCGTATTTGGGGGTGTCGTATAGAGTAATTTCAAAAAATTTGGCCTTGCAAAACGGTGTTCCGGCCGGAGTTTATGTCCAGGAAATTATTGCCGGCAGCCCGGCTGAGAAATATGGAGTTAAAGGGGGAGATATAATTATGGAAATTGACGGGGTGAAGATGAATGATGATAAAGCTGACTCTTTGGTTTCAATTATTAATAAAAAGAAAATAGGGGATAGTGTTGACCTGAAAATTTGGCGGGATGATAAAGAGATGAACCTTAAAGTGAAGCTGGAGAAGAGGACGGGGTAG
- a CDS encoding S41 family peptidase, giving the protein MRIKTLRNITLILAVISVFSLISFYAGRKSVEDAPGSSGREPLDLTMMWRVKDRLQQLYLDKEKIDDKNMVYGAISGMVSSLDDPYTVYLPPSENKSANEDLAGEFGGVGIQLGYKDKTISVMSPLPKTPAEKAGVRAGDLILKITDKEKNIDKDTAGMALDEAVNLIRGKIGTEVTLKLFREGEKETFDVVLKRDNIVVASLELEWRQEGNKKVAWIKLYKFTEQLYTDWPGLVNKINEEKAKGSVAGIVLDLRNNPGGYLQASVLVASDFVESGVIVKQESSDGKVESYEVDRSRRKLLSDNLVVLVNGGSASASEILAGALRDYGRGTLVGEKTFGKGTVQQPEDFSDGSGLHVTVAKWLLPSGKNIHKDGIMPDVEVKYSSVDEEDMQLKKAIEVLTKK; this is encoded by the coding sequence ATGAGGATTAAGACCCTGAGGAATATTACCTTAATATTGGCGGTTATTTCGGTGTTTTCTCTGATAAGCTTTTATGCCGGCAGAAAAAGTGTGGAAGATGCTCCGGGTAGCAGCGGAAGGGAACCCTTGGATTTGACGATGATGTGGAGGGTGAAGGACCGGTTGCAACAGCTGTATCTTGATAAAGAAAAAATCGATGATAAAAATATGGTTTACGGGGCGATTTCGGGGATGGTGTCGTCTTTGGATGATCCGTATACGGTTTATCTACCGCCATCAGAAAATAAAAGTGCCAATGAAGATCTGGCGGGTGAATTTGGCGGAGTGGGAATACAGCTTGGGTATAAGGATAAAACGATATCGGTGATGTCGCCTTTGCCAAAGACACCGGCGGAAAAAGCCGGAGTTAGGGCGGGGGATTTGATTTTGAAAATTACTGATAAGGAAAAAAATATTGACAAAGATACGGCCGGGATGGCTTTGGATGAAGCGGTGAATCTAATCCGGGGGAAAATCGGAACGGAGGTGACATTGAAACTATTCAGAGAGGGAGAAAAGGAAACTTTTGACGTGGTTTTAAAAAGAGACAACATTGTGGTTGCCAGTTTGGAACTTGAATGGAGGCAGGAAGGTAACAAGAAAGTGGCGTGGATAAAACTGTACAAATTTACTGAACAGTTGTATACGGATTGGCCCGGTCTGGTGAATAAAATAAATGAGGAAAAGGCCAAAGGCAGCGTGGCGGGAATAGTGCTCGATTTGAGAAATAACCCGGGCGGGTATTTACAGGCGAGTGTGTTGGTGGCATCTGATTTTGTTGAGAGCGGAGTGATTGTGAAACAGGAATCGTCGGATGGGAAAGTGGAATCGTATGAGGTTGACAGATCGAGAAGGAAACTGCTTTCGGATAACTTGGTGGTTTTGGTGAATGGGGGATCAGCCTCAGCATCTGAAATTTTGGCGGGGGCGCTGAGGGATTATGGCCGGGGAACACTGGTGGGAGAAAAAACCTTTGGAAAGGGCACAGTCCAGCAGCCGGAAGATTTTAGTGACGGCTCGGGGCTTCATGTAACGGTAGCCAAATGGTTGCTGCCGAGTGGGAAAAATATTCACAAAGACGGAATTATGCCTGATGTTGAGGTAAAATATTCGTCCGTGGATGAAGAGGACATGCAACTTAAAAAGGCGATTGAAGTATTGACAAAAAAATAA
- the rpsR gene encoding 30S ribosomal protein S18 translates to MIKKSKKDSLLAAKIRGREKGCSFCKTKTIPRWEDYEGLKEYLSPRGRIIGAQYSGVCVKHQRKLSDVIKQARHLGLVPFTTQN, encoded by the coding sequence ATGATTAAAAAATCCAAGAAAGATTCGCTTTTAGCCGCAAAGATTCGCGGAAGAGAAAAGGGCTGTTCTTTTTGTAAGACCAAGACCATACCGAGATGGGAAGATTATGAGGGTTTGAAAGAATATTTATCCCCCCGAGGTAGGATAATCGGAGCCCAGTACTCGGGTGTTTGCGTGAAGCATCAAAGAAAATTGTCGGATGTTATCAAGCAGGCGAGACACTTGGGATTGGTGCCATTTACGACTCAGAATTAA
- the ssb gene encoding single-stranded DNA-binding protein, translating to MPSRCLNRVLLIGNLTRDPELRYTPAGMAVVSFGLATNRVWVTKQGERKEDAQFHRIVAWNKLAELCSQLLAKGRRIYVEGRIQYRDMVDAENSRRQIAEIVIDDMIILDNKGVGDRQNTAQNFAPAGGASAPAPAEEFVPEDGKLEDIVIPDEIMDAETSAKSTDAPKEEMPF from the coding sequence ATGCCCAGTAGGTGTCTAAATCGTGTTTTGTTAATTGGTAATCTAACCAGGGATCCTGAATTAAGGTATACCCCGGCAGGGATGGCAGTTGTTTCTTTTGGATTGGCCACCAATCGGGTTTGGGTAACCAAACAGGGCGAAAGAAAAGAAGATGCTCAATTTCATAGGATTGTGGCTTGGAATAAACTAGCAGAGTTGTGTTCGCAATTATTGGCAAAAGGCCGCAGAATATATGTAGAGGGCAGGATTCAGTATCGGGATATGGTCGATGCCGAAAATAGTAGAAGACAGATTGCAGAGATTGTAATTGATGATATGATAATTTTGGACAACAAAGGTGTCGGCGACAGACAAAATACGGCTCAGAATTTCGCCCCGGCTGGCGGCGCCTCTGCTCCAGCTCCTGCAGAAGAATTCGTGCCTGAGGACGGTAAGCTTGAAGATATTGTGATTCCGGATGAAATAATGGACGCAGAAACTTCGGCAAAATCAACTGATGCTCCGAAAGAGGAGATGCCGTTTTAA
- a CDS encoding 30S ribosomal protein S6 translates to MKDNKYKYQIVSVLNPKIEEKEKEEVLVKIEGWVDDAKAKVVSKNHLGMIDMVYKIRDFGKGDFWVLDVEGEKPIQFKEFNLFLNREPKIIRYLILKK, encoded by the coding sequence ATGAAAGACAATAAATATAAATATCAGATTGTTTCGGTTTTGAATCCAAAAATCGAAGAAAAAGAAAAAGAAGAGGTTTTGGTAAAGATAGAGGGTTGGGTTGATGATGCCAAGGCCAAAGTAGTTTCCAAAAATCATTTGGGAATGATTGATATGGTTTATAAAATAAGGGATTTTGGAAAAGGTGATTTTTGGGTTTTGGACGTGGAAGGCGAAAAACCGATTCAATTTAAGGAATTTAATTTATTTTTGAACAGAGAGCCGAAAATTATACGTTATTTAATATTAAAAAAGTAA
- the cysS gene encoding cysteine--tRNA ligase translates to MIKFYNTLTRSKEEFKPREEGKAGIYSCGPTVYSSPHIGNMYAYIAWDILVRTLKYVGYEVNQVMNITDVGHLTSDADEGEDKMEKGSKREGVSVWEIAKKYESEFMESLEMLNIVKPLVFCRATDHIKDQIELIERLEKNGFTYQISDGIYFDTAKFPGYCDFARLNPDKIKEGARVEENREKRGPCDFALWKFSPCVNSGQARRQMEWESPWGVGFPGWHIECTAMSTKYLGETFDIHTGGEDHIPIHHTNEIAQGCGAFGHQTANYWIHNAFITIGQGKMSKSVGEVYTIRALKEKGFDPMVYRYLAINSHYRKGMTFSLDGMATAELSYRKLLSMVLRWKQNGTPGGKVSKDFKQQFVEAIENDLAMPEAMAVVWKLAKSDLADGDKLATILDFDKVLGLKLDRESIEEKVPEAVVVMAKNRQRCKEEKKWAEADTIRNEIRELGYIVEDTKEGYIIRKI, encoded by the coding sequence ATGATCAAGTTTTACAATACACTGACGAGGTCTAAGGAGGAGTTTAAGCCTAGAGAGGAGGGGAAGGCAGGGATTTATAGCTGTGGTCCGACGGTTTATTCCAGTCCACATATTGGAAATATGTATGCCTATATCGCCTGGGATATTTTGGTTAGGACTTTAAAATATGTCGGATACGAGGTTAATCAGGTAATGAATATTACTGATGTGGGACACTTGACCTCAGATGCCGATGAGGGGGAGGACAAGATGGAAAAGGGCTCAAAAAGAGAGGGGGTGAGTGTGTGGGAGATTGCCAAAAAATATGAGAGCGAATTTATGGAAAGCCTGGAAATGCTTAATATTGTGAAACCTTTGGTTTTTTGTCGGGCAACTGATCATATTAAAGATCAGATTGAGCTAATAGAAAGGTTAGAGAAAAACGGCTTTACTTATCAAATCAGTGACGGAATTTATTTTGATACGGCAAAGTTTCCGGGCTATTGTGATTTTGCCAGGTTGAATCCGGACAAAATTAAAGAAGGGGCCAGAGTGGAAGAGAACCGGGAGAAAAGGGGCCCCTGTGATTTTGCCTTGTGGAAATTTAGTCCTTGCGTAAACTCAGGGCAAGCCCGGAGGCAAATGGAGTGGGAAAGCCCGTGGGGAGTGGGATTCCCGGGGTGGCATATTGAATGTACGGCGATGTCGACAAAATATTTGGGGGAAACTTTTGATATTCATACGGGAGGGGAAGACCATATTCCAATACATCATACTAATGAAATTGCTCAGGGATGCGGAGCATTCGGACATCAAACAGCCAATTATTGGATACATAATGCCTTTATTACGATAGGACAGGGTAAAATGAGTAAATCAGTTGGAGAGGTGTATACGATACGAGCGTTAAAAGAGAAAGGTTTTGACCCGATGGTGTACAGGTATTTGGCGATTAATTCTCATTACAGAAAGGGGATGACTTTTAGCCTGGATGGTATGGCGACGGCGGAATTGTCGTACCGGAAGTTGTTGTCGATGGTTTTAAGATGGAAACAGAATGGAACTCCCGGGGGGAAGGTAAGCAAAGATTTTAAACAGCAGTTTGTGGAAGCAATTGAGAATGATTTGGCAATGCCGGAGGCGATGGCGGTTGTTTGGAAATTAGCAAAGTCGGATTTGGCGGACGGCGATAAGCTGGCAACGATATTGGACTTTGATAAAGTGTTGGGCCTGAAATTGGATAGGGAGTCGATTGAAGAAAAGGTGCCGGAGGCGGTGGTGGTGATGGCCAAAAATAGACAGAGGTGCAAGGAAGAAAAGAAATGGGCGGAAGCAGATACGATTAGAAATGAGATTAGGGAATTGGGATATATAGTTGAAGATACGAAAGAGGGATATATAATTAGGAAAATATAG
- the recR gene encoding recombination mediator RecR: MVQFPKALRDLITGFERLPGIGPKSATRLAFYLLNTPASFVVELAQALINVKKDIKVCKKCFSVSEEDECVVCLDEKRDHKLVCVVERAIDMMALENMGGYRGVYHVLGGVINPLDHVGPDDLKIDELLARIDGVEEVIIATNSTMEGEATALYIKRKIEERKSGLKISRIGSGLPMGADLEFADQATLSRAMEGRREI; this comes from the coding sequence ATGGTTCAATTCCCAAAGGCGCTGAGAGATTTGATTACCGGTTTTGAGAGGCTACCGGGGATTGGGCCCAAAAGTGCGACTCGTCTGGCTTTTTACCTTTTGAATACGCCCGCTTCTTTTGTGGTGGAACTAGCTCAGGCTTTGATAAATGTAAAGAAAGATATCAAAGTCTGTAAAAAGTGTTTTTCGGTGAGTGAAGAGGATGAGTGCGTGGTTTGTCTGGATGAAAAGAGAGACCATAAACTGGTTTGTGTGGTGGAGAGGGCGATTGACATGATGGCGCTTGAAAATATGGGAGGGTATAGGGGGGTTTATCACGTGTTGGGAGGAGTGATCAATCCGCTGGATCATGTTGGTCCGGATGACCTAAAGATTGATGAATTATTGGCCAGGATTGACGGGGTGGAGGAGGTGATAATCGCCACCAATTCAACTATGGAGGGTGAGGCAACGGCACTTTATATAAAGCGGAAAATTGAAGAGAGAAAATCAGGTCTTAAAATTTCCCGAATCGGGAGTGGTTTGCCGATGGGGGCTGACTTGGAGTTTGCAGACCAGGCCACCCTGAGCCGGGCAATGGAGGGAAGAAGGGAGATATAA
- a CDS encoding YbaB/EbfC family nucleoid-associated protein, whose product MFDKAKMLAQAFKLKKAVEAEVVEVEEGGVRVTVSGDQKVKFLSINGVENKLLVDTINKGLKKSQEAAARKMKDMGGLEGLF is encoded by the coding sequence ATGTTTGATAAAGCAAAAATGTTGGCTCAGGCTTTCAAGTTAAAAAAAGCGGTGGAGGCGGAAGTAGTAGAGGTTGAAGAGGGAGGAGTAAGGGTTACGGTGTCGGGGGACCAGAAGGTGAAATTTTTGTCGATAAACGGGGTAGAAAATAAGCTACTGGTGGATACTATTAATAAGGGATTGAAAAAATCACAGGAAGCCGCCGCCAGAAAAATGAAAGACATGGGCGGTTTGGAAGGTTTGTTTTAA
- the dnaX gene encoding DNA polymerase III subunit gamma/tau, which yields MSVFHLKYRPQRISDLDLLRVGGSLTKILKSKDTPQAFLFSGPKGSGKTSAARIMARAVNCLKPQGVEPCNICENCEEISRGSSMDIIEIDAASNRGIDDIRVLKDRAYLLPSKLKQKVFIIDEVHMLTKEAFNAMLKLIEEPPKNTIFILCTTDPQKIPETVLSRLMRVDFGKGAKKELVSSLKKIIIGEGIEIDDKTIDLLVSESDGSFRNLQRKFNELYLQLGNKITYDKAKKYMETISGEYGEKEICADLVLGDGRKIMERLEKMAGEGADFSVFREKLLEYLQKRLVAFFENEVGLSEDTGLGLKEVSRLINLLIAASKQEKEVNIDQLPLQLAVAEFLGVGKAPMAGDSKVETTVVTETVLRVEEIRTEMVSEPEEREEAELKVAGGSLELEKVEKEWSKMLSAVKPFNHSVEAFLRAARPKLVRGKTLILEVFYPFHKDRLEEAKNRKVVEMGLSKVYGVDMAFECVLSKGKKEPLVIKNDTPLEAVSSELSLEKNNADNSTKDIYEVAKEIFG from the coding sequence ATGTCTGTTTTTCATCTAAAATATCGGCCGCAGAGGATTTCTGATCTTGATTTATTACGGGTGGGTGGAAGCTTGACCAAAATTTTAAAGTCGAAAGACACCCCTCAGGCCTTTTTGTTTTCCGGCCCAAAAGGATCGGGAAAGACGTCGGCGGCCAGAATTATGGCCAGGGCGGTAAATTGTTTAAAACCGCAAGGAGTGGAGCCGTGTAATATTTGTGAAAACTGTGAGGAAATTAGCCGGGGGAGCAGTATGGATATCATTGAAATTGATGCGGCATCAAATCGGGGAATTGATGATATCAGGGTATTGAAGGATAGGGCATATCTGTTGCCAAGCAAACTCAAACAAAAGGTTTTCATAATCGATGAGGTTCATATGTTGACTAAAGAGGCGTTTAACGCCATGTTAAAGCTGATTGAAGAACCACCCAAAAATACTATTTTTATTTTGTGTACAACTGATCCTCAAAAAATCCCCGAAACGGTTTTGTCGAGGTTGATGAGGGTTGATTTTGGCAAGGGAGCAAAGAAGGAGCTAGTGAGTTCTTTGAAGAAAATAATAATCGGAGAAGGGATTGAGATTGACGATAAAACGATAGATTTGTTGGTGTCGGAAAGCGATGGAAGTTTTAGAAATTTGCAAAGAAAGTTTAACGAATTGTATCTTCAGTTGGGTAATAAAATTACATACGATAAGGCAAAGAAATATATGGAGACTATTTCGGGAGAGTATGGGGAGAAGGAAATTTGTGCTGATTTGGTTTTGGGAGACGGGAGAAAGATTATGGAAAGACTGGAGAAAATGGCTGGGGAAGGGGCCGACTTTTCGGTATTTAGAGAAAAGTTATTGGAGTATCTGCAAAAAAGGTTGGTGGCTTTTTTTGAAAATGAAGTGGGCTTGTCGGAGGATACGGGATTGGGGTTGAAGGAAGTTTCCCGACTTATAAATTTGCTGATAGCTGCCAGTAAACAGGAGAAAGAAGTAAATATTGATCAGCTGCCATTACAGCTAGCGGTGGCGGAATTCTTGGGGGTGGGAAAGGCCCCGATGGCGGGTGACAGCAAAGTCGAGACGACGGTGGTGACGGAAACCGTACTGAGAGTCGAAGAAATCAGGACTGAGATGGTAAGTGAGCCGGAAGAAAGGGAGGAGGCTGAGCTCAAAGTTGCGGGTGGTAGCTTGGAGCTGGAAAAAGTGGAAAAAGAGTGGTCAAAAATGCTGTCAGCGGTCAAGCCATTTAATCATTCGGTAGAGGCGTTTTTGAGGGCAGCCCGGCCAAAATTAGTGCGGGGAAAGACATTAATTTTGGAGGTTTTTTATCCGTTTCATAAGGATAGACTTGAAGAAGCAAAAAACCGTAAGGTGGTAGAAATGGGCTTGTCGAAAGTTTACGGGGTGGATATGGCGTTTGAATGTGTCCTAAGTAAGGGCAAAAAGGAGCCTCTGGTAATAAAAAACGACACGCCCCTTGAGGCGGTGAGCAGTGAGTTATCTTTGGAGAAAAACAATGCTGATAACAGTACAAAAGATATATATGAAGTGGCCAAAGAGATTTTTGGGTAG
- the ybeY gene encoding rRNA maturation RNase YbeY — MNNVILIKHPKNWGLDEVMVLRVAEKALKSFGYPRGVELSILFVGREKAKKYNMEYRKKNYIPQVLGFPMSKEPMADGRIRLGDIVICTEKLKYEVVFQKSRLEKVLLEWLKHGVNNLVI; from the coding sequence ATGAATAATGTTATTCTGATAAAGCACCCGAAGAATTGGGGGTTGGATGAGGTAATGGTTTTGAGAGTGGCAGAAAAGGCGCTGAAAAGTTTTGGGTATCCGAGAGGGGTGGAGCTAAGTATATTATTTGTGGGTAGGGAAAAGGCGAAAAAATATAACATGGAATACAGAAAGAAGAACTATATCCCGCAAGTTTTGGGCTTCCCAATGTCGAAAGAGCCCATGGCAGATGGAAGAATAAGGTTGGGTGATATAGTTATATGTACTGAAAAGTTGAAGTATGAGGTTGTTTTCCAAAAAAGCAGGCTCGAGAAAGTGTTGCTTGAATGGTTGAAACACGGGGTAAATAATTTGGTGATATAG